The Candidatus Palauibacter soopunensis region AGCCCCTTCGGGCCGACCGGCCCGTACTGCATGCGCGCCACGTACGCGTACGGCCGGTGCATCTCCTGTTCGATGTCCATGTCCGCGATGCTGAGCCGCGGGCCGAGCGGGACGTGTCCGAGCACTTCCATGTTCCGGCTGCCGCGCTCCACGACATCGATCGCCTGGGCGTCGAGGGCCGCCGGGGAGGCGAAGGCCGCTCCAAGCACGGCGACCGCGGCGAGAGTCAGCGTCCGATTTCCAACCTTCATTCTTTCCTCCGTTTTCAAGCAGCGCGCCCCGCGGCGAACCGGATCGGCGCGGCCGCGCGGCTAGCCGGGGTCCACCGTGAACACCATGGACATGCCGGCCTCCAGGTGCTCCGCAATATGGCAGTGCGCCATCCATCGGCCAGAGTTGGAAGCCTCCAGCAGGATGTCGAACGTCGATCCGACCGGGATCACGACCGTGTCCTTCCAGGCGAGATTGTCCGACGGCACCCCGTCCTTCGAGAGCACGAGGAAGCGCTGGCCGTGGATGTGGATCGGGTGCTGCATGGGGTGGAACGAGCGGCGCTGGTTGTGGATGCGGATCTTCCGCACGTCCCCCACGGTGAAGCGCCAGTCGATGTCCCGGTTCTCCTTCCCCGTCCCCGTGTCGCGCAGGATCCAGGTCAGGTTCTCCGATGTCGAGAGGAAGTTCATCATCGGCATCGCGTCCGTCCACTCGACGGGTGGGAAGTAGAGGGTGTCGATGGCCATCACCGCGACGATGTCGCTGGGAAGGTTCCCGACCCGGACGGTGAGTTCGAGCTCGTGGTCGACGGGCCGGCCGAACTCGGCACGGTAGCGGTCGATGTCGTCGATGACGTCCGCGTGCTCGCGCAAGGTGGAGAACGCGTCCCCGTGGTCTTCCGCCACCGGTTCGTCGAGGACCGTGACAATGCCGAGCGTGTCGGTCTGGGGATAGAAGCGGCCGTTGAAGTGGTCGATGGCCTGGATCGGGTTGAGGAGCGCCCAGGTCCCCGGTTCGTCGAAGCGGGCGTCGACGATGTACCGCTGGGCCGGGGCGAGGACGACGTTCGAGATGACGCTCTCGCGCTCGAACTTGCTCACGTCGGCGCCCACCAGCTTCATCTCCGCGCCCTCGAGGACGAGGTTGAAGGTGCGCGTGTTGGCGACGTTCGTGAGGTAGAGCCGGCGGACCTCGCCGCGGCGGACCGTCGCCTCCCAGCGCGGCTCGCCGTTCACGAGCAACTGGTTCCCGAAGCGGCCCATCAGCGTCTGCACGGCGGCTTCGCGTCCCCAGGGGAAGAGTCCTCCGTCGTCGACGAGCAGGTCGTCGAGCATGAGGAAGTCCTCGCCGTTCGCCGGGCCGTAGTAATCCGCGGCGGGCGCGTCGACGAGCATGTTCCCGTACAGGCCGAGGTCCTGCTGGATGTCCTCGCGGTGGTGCGGGTGGTACCAGTAAAGACCGGCGTCGGGGAAGTAGACCCGGTACATGAACGACTCGCCCGGGGCGACCGGGTCCTGGGTGACGCCGGGCACGCCGTCGAACTCGTTCTCGAGTCGCAGGCCGTGCCAGTGGACCGCGGTGGGCAGGTCGATGTGGTTCGTGAACAGGACGATGATCTCCGCGCCCTGCGGGACGCGGATGAGGGGTCCGGGATACTGCCCGTTGAAGCCGTACATCGTGAAGGTCCGCATCCCGATCGTGCGCCGCACGAACCCGGCCTCGAGGCGGAGCGTGTCGCCGTCGGCCATCTCCACGACCTCGCGGAAGACCGCCTCCGGAAGCATCGCGGGATCGTGGCCGGGGTCGGGCAGGTACGGAGTCACCCCGGGGACGGCGCCCATCAGGCCCGGAAGCATCATCGGCATCGGGATCGGTTGCGGCGGCATGCGCCACACGGCCCCCATGCTGTCCGTCGCCATCATGTGGCCCGCGTGCTGCTGCCCGGCCGCCGGGGCGGTGCCCAGCGGCAGCAGCGCGGAGATGGTCGCGGCGACGGCGAGGTAGCGCACTGTCTTCGGTCGCCGCTCGGGTGGGGTCAGAAGTAGAGCTGGCAGTTCATGGCCTCGAACGGGCCGTGGCCGGCCATCGTGTGCAGCCGGCCGGAGGGGGAGAGGCCGGTGAGCACGATCGGCCCCTGCCAGCGCTCGACGTCGGTCGACGCCTCCTCGCTCACGAACACGAGGAACTGGTTCCACGCGAGCCGCGCCGTGAGCCGGTTCTCTTCGCCGAGCGTGCCGAGCTGCACCCACTCGTCGAGTTCGGGCTTCGCGGCCCACGCGACGTAGACCGCCTCGCCGCGGCGGCGCAGCCGGTCGACCTGGATCTCGATGTCGAACGTCTGGAAGCCGCCGTCGTCCACGGTGATCTCGAACGGCGAGCCGGGCTGCGTGAGCGTCATCGATCCGCGGCTCCCGGGGGCGCTCTGCGTGCCCGAGAGGGGAACCACTTCGGGCGTGACGAGGCAGGCGTCGATCCGGGGCGTTGCGTCAACCCACGGCGCCGCGCCGGCCGGAGCCGGGATGTCACTCGGCCCGGCAGCCCGTGCCTCGCCCGATACGAGCGAGCCGAGGGCGATCCCGAAGACGGCGGTGGCGCCGATCGCGCCGGCGTGCGGTTTCATGCTCTTCATGTTCGAAAGGTCGATTCCGGCGCCCCGCCTTGCAAGCGCCGGCGGCCGCGCGCGCGCACCCGGCGGTCGACCCTCAGTCCGACGCGGGCCGCTCGGCCCTCCCGCGTCTGCCGCTGCGGCCGTCGGGCCGGCCGGTCTCGGCATCCGT contains the following coding sequences:
- a CDS encoding multicopper oxidase family protein, translating into MRYLAVAATISALLPLGTAPAAGQQHAGHMMATDSMGAVWRMPPQPIPMPMMLPGLMGAVPGVTPYLPDPGHDPAMLPEAVFREVVEMADGDTLRLEAGFVRRTIGMRTFTMYGFNGQYPGPLIRVPQGAEIIVLFTNHIDLPTAVHWHGLRLENEFDGVPGVTQDPVAPGESFMYRVYFPDAGLYWYHPHHREDIQQDLGLYGNMLVDAPAADYYGPANGEDFLMLDDLLVDDGGLFPWGREAAVQTLMGRFGNQLLVNGEPRWEATVRRGEVRRLYLTNVANTRTFNLVLEGAEMKLVGADVSKFERESVISNVVLAPAQRYIVDARFDEPGTWALLNPIQAIDHFNGRFYPQTDTLGIVTVLDEPVAEDHGDAFSTLREHADVIDDIDRYRAEFGRPVDHELELTVRVGNLPSDIVAVMAIDTLYFPPVEWTDAMPMMNFLSTSENLTWILRDTGTGKENRDIDWRFTVGDVRKIRIHNQRRSFHPMQHPIHIHGQRFLVLSKDGVPSDNLAWKDTVVIPVGSTFDILLEASNSGRWMAHCHIAEHLEAGMSMVFTVDPG